In a single window of the Atlantibacter hermannii genome:
- the arnA_2 gene encoding putative bifunctional polymyxin resistance ArnA protein yields MIWAYGEKEGLKFTLFRPFNWMGPRLDNLNAARIGSSRAITQLILNLVEGSPIKLIDGGAQKRCFTDIQDGVEALFRIIEDKHNHCNGQIINIGNPDNEASIKELAERLLAHFERHPLRDQFPPFAGFREVESSSYYGKGYQDVEHRKPSIKNARRLLDWTPMVNMDITIENTLDFFLRSVEPQDDVR; encoded by the coding sequence GTGATTTGGGCGTATGGCGAGAAAGAAGGCTTAAAGTTTACGCTTTTCCGTCCCTTCAACTGGATGGGGCCGCGTCTTGATAACCTTAACGCCGCCCGTATCGGCAGTTCCCGCGCGATCACTCAGCTGATCCTTAATCTGGTTGAAGGTTCGCCGATCAAACTGATCGACGGCGGCGCCCAAAAACGCTGTTTTACCGATATCCAGGATGGGGTGGAGGCGTTGTTCCGCATCATTGAGGATAAGCACAATCACTGTAACGGCCAGATTATCAATATTGGTAATCCGGACAATGAGGCCAGCATAAAAGAACTGGCGGAGCGGCTGCTGGCGCATTTTGAACGTCACCCGTTACGCGACCAGTTTCCGCCTTTTGCCGGTTTTCGCGAGGTGGAGTCCAGCAGCTATTACGGCAAAGGTTATCAGGACGTCGAACACCGTAAACCGTCAATCAAAAATGCCCGTCGACTGTTGGACTGGACGCCGATGGTTAACATGGACATCACCATCGAAAACACCCTGGACTTCTTCTTACGCAGCGTAGAACCACAGGATGACGTTCGATGA